The genomic window CTGAATGTCAAGCCAGTTAACGATTCACCCACTGCCGTTAATGATAGATTCACTAGTGCCTTGAATATTCCGGTGAATATCTCGGCTACTAGTCTGCTCGCTAATGATACTGACATCGATAGCAATAACCTCAAGATTACTCAGGTTAGTGGTTTCAAAAATGGTATTGCCGTGCTGAATAATAACGGCACTCCCAACAATTTTGCAGATGATTTCATTGTCTTTACCCCAACCAATGGGTTTAGTGGCAATGCCGAGTTCGACTACACCATCAGCGATGGTAATCTGACTAGTAGTGCTAGTGTGGCGATCGCGGTTGGTAATAAAATCAATGGCACTAACAAAAATGATATCCTCTCTGGCACTCCAGGTAATGACACTATTTCTGGTCGCAATGGTAATGACGCTATTTCTGGTGGTGAAGGGGATGATACTATCTCTGGTGATAATGGTAACGATATTCTCATAGGTGGTGGCGGTAACGATATTCTCACAGGTGATAATGGTAACGATATCCTCACAGGTGGTGACGGTAACGATATTCTCACAGGTGGTAGCGGTAAGGATATTCTCATAGGTGGTGACGGTAACGATATCCTCACTGGTGGTGACGGTAAGGATATTCTCACAGGTGGTGCCGGTAACGATACATTTATCTTGGCTTCAAAAGAAGGGACTGATATTATTACTGACTTCCGCAAGGCTACTGACTTGATTGGATTATCTGGTGGTTTAACCTTTGGTGAACTGAGTTTTTCTGGCAGTAATATTTTGGTGAGTTCTACGAATGAAATCTTAGCAACACTGAAGGGAATTAATACCACGACCCTAACTGCTTCCGATTTCACTAACATTTAAAACAGCCGGAAATGCTGTAAATAGAAAAGCCCCCTCCTCGCAAGCGAGGAGAGGGGGTTTGGGGGTGGGGTTCTTGTCGAAACCCTATAAACTAACCCAAATGCTACCTTCTTCCACGCGGGTAGGGAAGACGGCGAGTGCTTTTTCTTTGGAAATCATACCCATTACCTTGCCAATACCAGGAGGGAAGGGAGTCCAGTCTTGAGGATTACCAGTAGCTAAGTCAAAGGCAGTACGATGGAAAGGACATACTATTGCCCCATCATCTGTGATTTTGCCTTTCTGTAAGGGTAATTTAAGGTGGGGACAGGAATTTTCTACGGCAAAAACTTGATTATTGTGGCGAATTAACAGAATCTTGCGTTGTTCAACTTTCACCACTTTACGCCCATTGGGTGGTAGTTCATCTTGGGGAATCACTTTAATCCAGTTCATCGATATTTCTCTTGATCTTTAAAAGGATGCAGCCTATTAAGTACATCATTCCACAACTGCGTCAAGGAAATGTTAGTTTGACTCATTGATGGGGAAATATATATATACGCCCACAGGTCTAGCCATGCACGTAAGTTATCACTGGATGAAAAGTATCTTTTTTAATTACCTCGTGAGAAATTAAATATTGTGTATCTGTTGTTGTACGTAAATTTTAAACCGTGCTCCACGCTCTGGGAGATATTGGGTAAAACAAGGAGTAAAGCAGGATGACGGTTAATTAACAACAGATTAAACTGTGGATAATGCCACTCAATATTTGCTGAAGCAACACTTAGATGAATTTCTAAAATTAAATCCTGCTATATCAAAAATTACTTATGTCAGTGCAACAGCGTAGTTTTGGGGAGACGGCTGATTTGATTATTGGTGTTTCCAACCAAGAAAATGAAGGATTGCCAGTAAATGCTTCTCCTGTCGGGAATCTAGCCCGCCGGAAAGGCACTATTTCCACATTTCTTGCTCCCCTGACTCAAGATACTTTTAAACAAGTTGTTACAGAAGTTGAGCAGAAATTACAGATTGTGCATCAAACTCTGTCAATGCTGGACTCTCAAGGGTTTGAGACGATTCTGCAAGAAATGTTGCATTCTATTACCTTAAAAACTGGGGAATTATTGGGAGCAGACCGGACAACTATATTCTTATTGGATGAAGAAAAACAAGAACTCTGGTCAATAGTCGCCGCAGGAGAAGGCGATCGCTCTTTAGAAATTCGTATCCCCGCCGATAAGGGAATTGCTGGCGAAGTGGCTACTTTTAAGCAAGTAATTAATATTCCCTTTGATTTTTATAACGATCCACGTTCGATATTTGCTCAAGAAAAAGAAAAAATCACTGGCTATCGTACCTACACGATGCTAGCTTTACCGCTACTCAATGAACAAGGGCGATTAGTCGCCGTGGTACAGTTACTCAATAAATTAAAGTCTACATATAATCATGATGCACCACTAGCAGAACGCATCGATACTATTGGCTTTACTGGTGCTGATGAAGATTTATTTCAGGAATTTGCACCCTCTATTCGCCTAATTCTAGAATCGTCACGTTCTTTTTACATTGCGACTCAAAAACAAAGAGCCGCAGCTGCGATGATGAAGGCGGTTAAGTCTCTAAGTCAAAGCAGTCTAGATTTGGAAGATACCCTCAAACGGGTAATGGATGAAGCCAAGGAACTGATGAACGCCGATCGCAGTACCCTATGGCTAATAGACCGCGATCGCCATGAACTCTGGACGAAAATCACTCAAGATGATGGTTCTACCAGGGAATTAAGAGTTCCCATAGGTAAGGGTTTTGTTGGTATGGTTGCAGCCTCCGGTCAAAAACTCAATCTCCCTTTTGATTTATATAACCATCCAGACTCGGAAACAGCCAAACAAATTGACCAGCAAAATGGCTATCGTACCTGTAGCTTACTCTGTATGCCTGTCTTTAATGGCGATCAAGAGTTAATCGGCGTGACGCAATTAGTCAATAAAAAGAAATCAGGGGATTTTC from Nostoc sp. UHCC 0870 includes these protein-coding regions:
- a CDS encoding Rieske (2Fe-2S) protein, giving the protein MNWIKVIPQDELPPNGRKVVKVEQRKILLIRHNNQVFAVENSCPHLKLPLQKGKITDDGAIVCPFHRTAFDLATGNPQDWTPFPPGIGKVMGMISKEKALAVFPTRVEEGSIWVSL